The DNA region GGTCGCATTGACCTTAACGCACACGCGCCGGGGTACACGGCGTCGTGATTGTCGGCTGGGCGGCGTTGTGGCATGCTGCGTGCAACGCGCCAGAGAGCGTGAAGACGTCGACGGACGCAACGAGCAGAGGCAATTTTATGCGGATATTCATCGCCCTTCTTCTGATGTGCGCGCTGGCCGCCTGTGGCGGGCGTACCGCCCGTGCGCCGGCGGGCATCTCCTTCGCCGCCGGGCCCATCAGCGAGGCTTGCCTCGCCGCGGGCCGGCAGAACGCCAATCGTGCCTCGTGCCAGTGCATCCAGGGGGTCGCCGATGACAAGCTCAGCCGCGGGGACCAGCGCCTCGGCGCGAGCTTCTTCGACGACCCCGAGCGGGGCCAGGACGTGCGCCTCAATGACAGCCCGGGGGCCGATGCCTTCTGGGAACGTTGGACGACCTATGCCGCGCGGGCCGAGGATGTCTGCCGGGCTGTGCTTTAGGCCTTGGGCTTTTGGCTCTGGGACACCTCGCGCGCGAGCCCGTCCATGCAGGCCTCGATGAGGCGGAGCGCGCCGTCGAAATCGCGGGTGTAGTAGGGGTCGGGCACGTGATCCGGGGGTGAGCCACGCGCGCCCGGAGCGGCGTAGTCGGTGAGCTTGCGGAGCGGGGTCCGGTTCCCCGGCGGGCGGAGGCGCTCGGCATCCCGGGCGTTTTGATCATCCATGACGACGAGGAGGTCGAACGCGTCGAAATCCGCCGTCACGAGCTGGCGCGCGCGGAGAGGGGCCATGTCGTAGCCCCGGGCACGGGCCGCCTTCTGCATGGGGCCGTAGGGTGGATCGCCCACGTGCCAGTCCCCCGTCCCGGCGCTGTCGCAATCGAGCCCGCGCGCGCGGGCCACGGCCTCGGCGGCGGGCGAGCGGCAGATATTTCCCAGGCAGACGAAGAGGATGCGCATGGCCCATGCTTGCACGGGCGCCGCGGGGCCACAATGATGCGGCATGGATCTCGTCATTCTCACCGGCGCGGGCGTCTCGGCGGAAAGCGGTCTCGCCACCTTCCGCGACGCGGGCGGTCTCTAGGAGGGTCACCGCCCCGAGGACGTGGCGACGCCCGAGGCCTTCGCGCGGGACCCCGAGATGGTGCAACGCTTCTATAATGCCCGGCGCGAGGCCGCCCGGGCGGCGCGGCCCAACGTGGCCCATGCCGCGCTCGCCGATCTTCAGGCCCGGCTCGGGGCGCGGATGTTGCTCGTGACGCAGAACGTGGACGGGCTGCATGAGGCCGCGGGGCACGGGGACGTGCTGCACATGCACGGCGCGCTGGATGGCGCCACCTGCGCGGCCTGCGGCGCGGGGTGGGCCGCCCCTCGCATCATGGACGTGCGTAACCCCTGCCCCTCCTGCGGGGCGCAGGCCACACGGCCCGATATCGTGTGGTTCGGCGAGATGCCCCGACACATGGGCCGCATCCATGACGCGCTCGAGGCCGCGTCCGTCTTCGCCGCCATCGGCACCTCCGGGCAGGTTTATCCGGCGGCCGGGTTCGTCGACATTGCAGCGGGGCGCGGCGCGGAGACATGGGAGCTCACGCTTGCACCCTCGAACAACCCTCTCTTCGACGAGACACGCGCGGGGAAGGCCACGGAGACCGTCCCGGGCTGGTGCGCGGAGATGGCGGCGCACTTCGGCGTCTAGTTCGCCTGGTGCAACTGGTCGGTGGGAATGGTGCGATAGGTGCTGTTCTGCGCGTCGACGTAATCCTTACCGTTCGACGCGGCGAGGATGATGAGGACGACGGAGAGTGCCCCCGCACCGAGGACGCCTTTGTACATCCAGCCGGGGACAACGGGGCTCATGAGCGGGTGGTCGGATTTCAGTTTCATGGCCTCTTAACGCAGGGAGGCGGGGCAAGGTTTCCACCACGTTTCCCCCGTTAGTCCCCAGGGCTTTCCCGCGCCTCGCGCGGAACCCGAGCCCAGGACGCTTGTTTTCCTTAGCAAGACCGCAAAGGAGACCGCCATGAGCCGCCCCATCCACCGCACCGACAAGATCAGCGACAGCCGCCCCGCCTTCGCCGCGCTCTACGATCGCAGCCGGGACGCCGAGGCCGCCTATCGCGGGCTCGCCGGCGCCATGGAGGGCAGTCTGAAGGAGAAGGTGGAGACCATGGCCAGCTTCCATTCCGCCCGCGCCGAAAAGATGCGCGAGATCGCCGGGCGCGTCGTCAATTTCGACGATGACAAGCGCCTCGACGGCACCATCGCGGGCTGGGTTGGCGTGCAGGCGGCGGCCGCTGAGGCCGCGCTCACGGGCAAGCTGCCTGCGAGCCTAAAGCTCCTCGAAGACCGCGTCTCCAGCGCCATCGACAAGGCCATCATCGAGGATCACACCGATCCCACGCGGGGCATGCTCGAGGAGATGAAGCTCGAGCTCCTCGCGCGGAACGAGGAGCTCGGATTTACAAAGGGCTGACGCCCGTGGCCCGGCCTAAGGGGGCCCTGCCTGCGGGCGGGGCGATCCGGGTCAGCTATCCTCGCCGTGGCTGTGGCCGCCGTGGCCGCCGTGATCCATCATCCCGTGGCCATCCTCGCGGTCGAGGTCCACTTGGATGGTGACGGCGATTTCGCCCGCCTTCTCGAAGACGAGGGTCACGGGGATCTCCTTGCCCTGCTCAAAGCTCTCGCGGAGCCCCATGAACATGACGTGGTCCCCACCGCGCGCGAGCGTGGCGCTCCCGCCCGCGGGGATCACGAGCCCGTCTTCGACCTCGCGCATCATCATCATGCCGTTCTCGCCCTCGACATGGGTGTGCAACTCCACGCGGGCCGAGACGTCGGAGCGTGCTTCGATGAGCCGATCATCGGTGTCGGTGGGGTTCATGATCACCATGAACGCTGCCCCTGCGCGGGCATTGGGGGTCGCGGCGCGGGCATAGGCGTCGTGGATCATGGGGGCATCGCCCTCCATCATCATCGCCATGTCGCCGTCCTTGTCGGCCATGGACATGGAGGTATCGCCCGCGAAGGCGGTGGAGGCCGCGAACAGCGCGGCGGTCATCGTGAGGTGCTTGAGCATGTAACTGTCCTTTCAGTGTCTGAGTGATGAGAGGTCAGACGATGAAAGGTGGGCCCCTGGCTTGCGTGGCGGCAGGGGCGCGACCGGGGGCACGATCGCGCGCGAAAGTCGCGGCGGTGCGCAGCGCAGGCCCGTCGAGGGCCAGGGCCGGCGATGGCGCGGCCTCCTGTCCGAAGAGGGTCAGCGCGGCCTCCGGGCAGATGCCCGCGCGCTCCACCTCGTTGCCTTCGCCGTCGAGCCAGATCACGGTCGTCGAAAGACCGTGGCAGATCACGACGGCGTCAGACGCAGGCACCGCTCCCCGGGCGTGGCCCACGGCGACGCTCGTCACGAGCGTCAGGCACGCCAAAAGGGAAAAGAGCAGCGGCTTCATGACTGAAAAGGTAAGGCGCGCCCCCACCGCAGGCAAGCCGATCTCCCCGCGGCATAAAACGCAAAAAGCCCCGCCATGGCGGGGCCTTGCCGAGGAAAGCGTGGCGTTTACGACTGTGCTTTCGCGATGTCTTTCTTGATCTTGAGCGCGTTGGGCGAAAGCTCTGCGTCCTTTGCCTTGGC from Pseudomonadota bacterium includes:
- a CDS encoding copper chaperone PCu(A)C, giving the protein MADKDGDMAMMMEGDAPMIHDAYARAATPNARAGAAFMVIMNPTDTDDRLIEARSDVSARVELHTHVEGENGMMMMREVEDGLVIPAGGSATLARGGDHVMFMGLRESFEQGKEIPVTLVFEKAGEIAVTIQVDLDREDGHGMMDHGGHGGHSHGEDS
- a CDS encoding arginine transporter, translating into MRIFIALLLMCALAACGGRTARAPAGISFAAGPISEACLAAGRQNANRASCQCIQGVADDKLSRGDQRLGASFFDDPERGQDVRLNDSPGADAFWERWTTYAARAEDVCRAVL
- a CDS encoding low molecular weight protein-tyrosine-phosphatase, with translation MPHHCGPAAPVQAWAMRILFVCLGNICRSPAAEAVARARGLDCDSAGTGDWHVGDPPYGPMQKAARARGYDMAPLRARQLVTADFDAFDLLVVMDDQNARDAERLRPPGNRTPLRKLTDYAAPGARGSPPDHVPDPYYTRDFDGALRLIEACMDGLAREVSQSQKPKA
- a CDS encoding Sir2 family NAD-dependent protein deacetylase, which codes for MATPEAFARDPEMVQRFYNARREAARAARPNVAHAALADLQARLGARMLLVTQNVDGLHEAAGHGDVLHMHGALDGATCAACGAGWAAPRIMDVRNPCPSCGAQATRPDIVWFGEMPRHMGRIHDALEAASVFAAIGTSGQVYPAAGFVDIAAGRGAETWELTLAPSNNPLFDETRAGKATETVPGWCAEMAAHFGV